A single Corallococcus exiguus DNA region contains:
- a CDS encoding autorepressor SdpR family transcription factor — protein MRTQEVFKAISDPTRRKVLKLLQGGSKSAGELAEAFDITKGSLSHHFNVLKAADLVRCERRGQQIVYSLNTTVFEDVAAVLLDLFKVDKGNGGRS, from the coding sequence ATGCGAACGCAGGAGGTCTTCAAGGCAATTTCAGATCCGACCCGGCGCAAGGTGCTCAAGCTGCTGCAGGGCGGCTCGAAGTCAGCGGGAGAGCTCGCTGAGGCGTTCGACATCACGAAGGGGTCGCTATCGCATCACTTCAACGTGCTCAAGGCCGCGGACCTGGTGCGCTGCGAGCGCCGTGGGCAGCAAATCGTCTACTCCCTCAATACGACCGTGTTCGAGGACGTAGCGGCGGTCCTTCTTGACCTCTTCAAGGTCGACAAGGGGAACGGAGGGCGGTCATGA
- a CDS encoding VCBS repeat-containing protein: protein MKRHTLQLMLGVIALLPWTRQAHAADWEDLIVPETFRQGHYDPANPTVAPRGVYVAPYSINTGETPTFYIQSPESFRLRIYRLGWYGGAGAQVVHDSDTAPATTYGPISQPRCGTETPTTAPNYLAIRQQEVDYGLVECAWSNPVQPSVGTLSSGVYFVRITPKVTSPKETLATFVVRDDASTDRLIIVNPTTTEVYNPWGETLHTSTTAQPCEGWPSCPWRGMYAYERATKVSMARPSWNVPTHFKTDVPLLRYLEKNDLPYTVATDYDVSRFSALLTSRRSAIISGHGEYWDMTTRNRLESFVAGGGNLVAMAGNTGYWQIRYEASTTGNPGPIIVGYKDNATDTTTPSSTCRPGVTVPASRPDCSDPMLSVNPSLTTTWFRAPPVHKPEQELLGVQYPIDPAGNTFELPLTFFTDTVAARPSLGTGITATGNTLIGSYVSSQNVYVGNLGWEADSIHPNQLFRIDPTACVLPLGQGKFSDDPTWASNNPTPFGNEFTHLVLYRPKATSGHVVAGMSMLWSWGLDDWATLHPLGGPIVSRVDPRLQQFTRNLLVSSDGAGFGTDCDRGVDFDVWFGDAFTDTKADGNTAPSGGDGSPVEMIVKERDYPGRWGSVALEKQAGSLKLVPTFKEVARLTDWAVASNAYNLFLADVNGDGKKDLIAQSRVNGTFDVALSNGDRFVPGSTSWLTGWAVGSAYDVFVADLDADGKADLVAKERTAPGTWYVALNTGTQFVPASSSWLTGWAVSSSAYDLFVADVNGDHKADLVAKERTGSGLWYVALNTGSGFTAQPGSLAGFGVPSADHDLFVADVNGDGKADLVAKEHTGTQAWKVALGTGTGFVPQTSAWLTSWATSSSAYRLFVADMDGDGKADLVARERTSPGAWYVAPSSGSAFVPQTARLDAR from the coding sequence TTGAAACGCCATACCCTGCAACTCATGTTGGGAGTGATTGCCCTGCTCCCCTGGACCCGTCAGGCCCACGCGGCGGACTGGGAAGACCTCATCGTCCCGGAGACGTTCCGCCAGGGGCACTACGACCCCGCGAATCCAACGGTCGCCCCCCGGGGCGTGTACGTCGCGCCGTATTCCATCAACACGGGGGAGACCCCCACCTTCTACATCCAGAGCCCGGAGTCCTTCCGGCTGCGCATCTACCGGCTGGGCTGGTACGGCGGCGCGGGCGCGCAGGTGGTCCACGACTCGGACACCGCCCCCGCGACGACCTACGGGCCCATCTCGCAGCCCCGTTGCGGCACGGAGACGCCCACCACCGCCCCCAACTACCTGGCGATCCGGCAGCAAGAGGTGGACTACGGCCTGGTGGAATGCGCGTGGAGCAACCCCGTGCAGCCCTCCGTGGGCACGCTCAGCTCGGGGGTGTACTTCGTGCGGATCACCCCGAAGGTGACCTCGCCCAAGGAGACGCTGGCGACGTTCGTGGTGCGCGACGACGCGTCCACGGACCGGCTGATCATCGTCAACCCGACGACGACGGAGGTCTACAACCCCTGGGGGGAGACGCTGCACACCAGCACCACGGCTCAGCCCTGTGAGGGCTGGCCTTCGTGCCCCTGGCGCGGCATGTACGCCTACGAGCGGGCCACCAAGGTCTCCATGGCGCGCCCGTCGTGGAACGTCCCCACCCACTTCAAGACGGACGTCCCGCTGCTGCGCTACCTGGAGAAGAACGACCTGCCGTACACGGTGGCCACGGACTACGACGTCTCGCGCTTCTCGGCCCTGCTGACCTCCCGGCGCTCGGCCATCATCTCCGGTCACGGCGAGTACTGGGACATGACCACGCGCAACCGGCTGGAGTCCTTCGTCGCGGGGGGCGGCAACCTCGTCGCCATGGCGGGCAACACCGGCTACTGGCAGATCCGCTACGAGGCCTCCACCACGGGCAACCCGGGCCCCATCATCGTGGGCTACAAGGACAACGCCACCGACACGACGACCCCGTCGTCCACGTGCCGTCCTGGCGTCACCGTCCCCGCATCGAGACCGGACTGCTCGGATCCGATGCTGTCCGTCAACCCCAGCCTGACGACCACCTGGTTCCGGGCGCCGCCGGTGCACAAGCCGGAGCAGGAGCTGCTGGGCGTGCAGTACCCCATCGACCCGGCCGGCAACACCTTCGAGCTGCCGCTCACCTTCTTCACGGACACCGTGGCGGCCCGCCCCAGCCTGGGCACCGGCATCACCGCGACGGGCAACACGCTCATCGGCTCGTACGTCTCCTCGCAGAACGTCTACGTGGGCAACCTGGGGTGGGAGGCGGACTCCATCCACCCCAACCAGCTGTTCCGGATCGATCCCACGGCGTGCGTGCTGCCGCTGGGACAGGGGAAGTTCTCCGATGATCCGACGTGGGCCTCGAACAACCCGACGCCCTTTGGCAACGAGTTCACCCACCTGGTCCTGTACCGCCCCAAGGCGACCAGCGGCCACGTCGTCGCGGGTATGAGCATGCTCTGGAGCTGGGGCCTGGATGACTGGGCGACGTTGCACCCCCTGGGCGGCCCCATCGTCTCCCGGGTGGACCCGCGGCTGCAGCAGTTCACCCGCAACCTGCTCGTCTCCAGCGACGGCGCCGGCTTCGGGACCGACTGTGACCGTGGCGTCGACTTCGACGTCTGGTTCGGAGATGCCTTCACGGACACGAAGGCGGATGGCAACACGGCCCCGTCCGGTGGCGACGGCAGCCCGGTGGAGATGATCGTCAAGGAGCGCGACTACCCGGGCCGCTGGGGAAGCGTGGCCCTGGAGAAGCAGGCGGGCTCCCTGAAGCTGGTGCCCACCTTCAAGGAGGTGGCGCGGCTGACGGACTGGGCGGTGGCCAGCAACGCCTACAACCTGTTCCTGGCGGACGTGAACGGCGACGGCAAGAAGGACCTCATCGCGCAGAGCCGCGTCAACGGAACGTTCGACGTGGCCCTGAGCAACGGCGACCGCTTCGTCCCTGGCAGCACCTCCTGGCTCACGGGCTGGGCGGTGGGCAGCGCGTATGACGTCTTCGTCGCGGACCTCGACGCGGACGGCAAGGCGGACCTCGTGGCCAAGGAGCGCACCGCGCCGGGGACCTGGTACGTGGCCCTCAACACCGGGACGCAGTTCGTCCCCGCGTCGAGCAGCTGGCTGACGGGCTGGGCCGTGTCCAGCAGCGCGTACGACCTGTTCGTGGCGGACGTGAACGGCGACCACAAGGCGGACCTCGTGGCGAAGGAGCGCACCGGCTCCGGCCTCTGGTACGTCGCGCTCAACACCGGCAGCGGGTTCACGGCGCAGCCCGGCTCGCTCGCGGGCTTCGGGGTTCCCAGCGCGGACCATGACCTGTTCGTGGCGGACGTGAACGGCGACGGCAAGGCGGACCTCGTGGCCAAGGAGCACACCGGCACCCAGGCCTGGAAGGTGGCGCTCGGCACGGGCACGGGTTTCGTGCCCCAGACGTCCGCGTGGCTGACGAGCTGGGCGACGAGCAGCAGCGCGTACCGCCTCTTCGTCGCGGACATGGATGGGGACGGAAAGGCGGACCTGGTGGCCCGGGAGCGCACCTCCCCGGGCGCCTGGTACGTCGCCCCCAGCTCTGGCAGCGCCTTCGTTCCGCAGACCGCGCGGCTCGACGCACGCTGA
- a CDS encoding SdpI family protein has product MRISRAHVLSLGFVVAAFAMAVILYGQLPEWMPTHWNAQGVVDGYTPKPWGPFVLPLLMAAMYLVLVAVPRISPRGYRVERFQGVFEGIQVVLVAFLFLLNALVLLGGIGVAVPMARVVPAAAGLVLVILGNYMGKFTKNFFCGIRTPWTLASDEVWLRTHRLGGRLFVLAGAIVLVSGLLGGGPVPVIAAVTVAVVIPVLYSYFLYRRIEQDRHGPPDDAGSHRSA; this is encoded by the coding sequence ATGAGAATCAGCCGAGCCCATGTGCTGAGTCTGGGATTCGTCGTCGCGGCGTTCGCGATGGCCGTCATTCTCTACGGCCAGTTGCCGGAGTGGATGCCCACGCATTGGAATGCCCAGGGGGTGGTGGATGGGTATACGCCCAAGCCCTGGGGACCCTTCGTCCTGCCGCTGCTGATGGCTGCCATGTACCTGGTCCTGGTGGCCGTGCCGCGGATTTCGCCCAGGGGATACCGCGTGGAGCGATTCCAGGGCGTCTTCGAGGGCATCCAGGTGGTGTTGGTCGCGTTCCTGTTCCTGCTCAACGCCCTGGTCCTGCTCGGGGGCATCGGCGTGGCCGTACCGATGGCGCGCGTGGTTCCCGCGGCCGCGGGCCTGGTCCTCGTGATCCTGGGCAACTACATGGGGAAGTTCACGAAGAACTTCTTCTGTGGAATCCGGACGCCCTGGACGCTCGCGAGCGACGAGGTCTGGCTGCGCACGCATCGCCTGGGAGGAAGGCTCTTCGTCCTCGCGGGAGCCATCGTCCTCGTCTCGGGGCTTCTCGGCGGTGGTCCGGTCCCCGTGATTGCGGCGGTCACCGTCGCGGTGGTGATTCCCGTGCTCTACTCGTACTTCCTCTATCGCCGCATCGAGCAGGACAGGCACGGACCGCCGGACGATGCGGGCTCGCATCGTTCTGCGTGA